Within the Thunnus thynnus chromosome 23, fThuThy2.1, whole genome shotgun sequence genome, the region caactattttgataaccgattaatcatttgagtcTTGTGGATTGTTTGTTgcaacaaaacaagatgtttgaggttgcatcttgggctttggtcagcagatttttttcgggatttttgacattttataatcgagaaaataattgacagattaattgatcatgaaaataatcgttagctaCAGGCCTAACTGAGTCTACTCATAGATTTTGTCATACTGTTTATACCATGGTACCTACTGCTTTGATTTAAGTGCTAAATGTCAGATAGTAAACATCTAAAATTCACTATATTATGATCAATACTatgattaaaaatgacatatactGCAATAGAGGATTGTTCCCATCTTTATGCTGTATTATAAATTAAGTTTAGAAATCACCATCAACCCCACCTGCCTGTGACCTGTTACTACAGTATGTTTCAAGATAATGCTGGAGATATAATAAAGTAGTGTGACCATACttatttctttttgtgtctctgtctctctttcttttcaggAAATCAAACCCCAGAGTCATTACAACCACGGCTACAGCGAGAATGTCAGCCGTAAAAACCATGTGGACGACTACAGCACCTGGGACATTGTCAAAGCCACACAGTGAGtggatagtgtgtgtgtgtgtgtgtgtatgtgtgtgtgtgtgtgtgtgtgtgtgtgtgtgtgtgtgtgtgtgtgtgtgtgtgtgtgtgctgacattTGAACCGAACATCAGGAAACAATGCACGTATTCGCTTCAGCACACTGTTTGGTCATAGGGAGGTGGACATGCTTTACTGGTTACTGATTGGCCTGCATCATTactggagggggggagggggggggatctacttgtttgtttatgtgttatCAACACACCAAAAATTTTAGATCCGCAACTTACGCCAACATGTTTTCAGCTGTGGTTTTCTGATTCGCCACATGCCAAACCAGTAATTCACAAGCTCAGAAAGTGATGagagaatttacaggaagtaagAGGAGACATGTCCTCCTGATAAGACAACCGAAGCTGTGTCTGAGCTGTTATAtcagacaaaaacagatttttattcacatttttttttttgatttgatgttgGGAATATCCACTCAAAGATTGTCGAGTTTTGCCACAGTGTAGGCGTCGTGTTTGGACGGAGTATctgtttatgtgttgtgttgctttctgtgtgtgtgtgtgtgttaacccTGTGGTTTCCTCTATGTTTGCACAcgtatttgtgtgtgagcagactttttaagctctctctctccacctctctcctcctcaggtACGGCATCTTCGAGCGCTGCAGGGAGCTGGTGGAGGCGGGCTTCGATGTTCGGCAGCCAGACAAAGAAAACGTAACGCTTCTCCACTGGGCCGCCATCAACAACAGGATAGACTTGGTCAAGTGAGTCACCTctgattatgttttatatacGAAGCAGGGACTTGTGGTCGCACGGTTGCAAGTTTGAATTGTATGACTGGTTGCTCTGAGGTGTGAGATTGTGAAATGTGAAGCAGGAGCCTTTCTGCTTCACATCACTGCTGCCAAGTAACCCTTTTCCATGAGCTCGTTACCCTCGTTAGAGAAAAACAGTTGCCCTGCATCTAAGCACCCACTTACATGATGGAATAAAGGTTTAACATAGATGGAGCAATTAACTGTCTGATGGCACAGATGTatacagaaaaagacaacagaaacattCTCCTCTGTATCTGACCCTCTCTAGCACCTCTTGTACTTTTCTTTAATTACTGCGTGAAGTTGGTAAAGTTGTTTCCTACGAGACAAGTCGATGAGTCATGATTCAAGTCAACAGTTATTTCGGAGGCTGTAGATTGTTGTGCGTTTGAATTGTTTTCGGTTatatactgagaggtgtttttTTCCCATACAAACGGGACTCATGGATAATTTGCTGTTAGCGCAAAAATGAGTTATTTCAAACCCAGCTGAAGTGTCCGTTGGCGGGTAGAGTCGGTGTTAAAGTGGCGCCGGCCAACGCCTCCGGCTTCAGCTTCACTACCGGCTGCGGGGCTGGGAGGTCCCCAGGCAGAGGGAGAGCATTTTGCCGGGCAGCACTTCAACAAAAAGCAGCGTGAGAGGCTTTTGCTCCGAGGGTGACGGCCATAATGAAGCTGCCAAGTACTTTTCAGCAAAGAAGTGAGCaacgtttgttttgttttttttatataaggGAGTGTTATGAGCAGTATAATGACTCCATAAGTggaggctggtgtataaacagacaatgaatgacaataaagtaaaacacatcatataaaatgtgtcttcagaggagaagttataattccTGACAAATTCTGCATATTaagaaacacttaaaatgtctttatatctACTGACAACAACATGATAGTGTGTTACAAACCGTTTAAATGTTTATATCCTGCTTATACATGCTAAATAGGAGGTACTGTTTTAGCTAGGTGTACCTAATCAACTGTCAAGTGAGTGTAAATAAAGTGTTTAGCTCCAAATAAGAGCCAATACATACTGTATTCGAAGTGAGTAACATTGACAACTAAAGTAAAGCCAACAGATACACTTCAAAGAAAACTGTTCAAAAATTCAAATCTTTatatgatatttattttaaagaatgaGATTTAAATGCAGTACAAGACTCCTGGATATGAATCATTTATTGTCAGGGGTTAAAGTTACAATATCATCAATATACTATGAATACTGCACagttgactgtgtgtgtgtgtgtgtgtgtgtgtgtgtgtgtgtgtgtgtgtgtgtgtgtgtgtgtgtgtgtgtgtgtgtgtgtgtgtgtgtgtgtgtgtgtgtgtgtgtgtgtgtgtgtgtgtgtgtgtgtgtgtgtgtgtgtgtgtgtgtgtgtgtgttgctccaCTTTTATCGACAGCTGCAGTCCAAATTGGGCATGTTACTTTGTGGAAAATGTTTGTGGCTTGGTGTTACATACTTAATGTGTACCCAACAAGCTCGGTCTCAACATCATGACATATGTAACATACTTTTactgctttctttttcttatcGTAAGAACAGCCAACAGTGTCTCCATTGTAGTTTGTATCAGTAATACTGCCCATACCTAGATTAGACTAACAAAAATGGTGAATGgcctgcatttatatagcacctttctagtctagTCTTCTAGACAACTCAAAGctctttacactacatgccaacattcactcattcacacacacacattcatacactgattgCACAGCATTCAGGAGCAATTTGAGGTTTAGCATCTTGCTCAAAGACACTCTGACATGTGGACCAGAGGAGCCGGACATCGAACCGCTGATcctccgattagtggacgacccgctctacctctgagccacagccgcccccaGGAAGAGGTCAAATTATTGGGTAGATGCAGTATTAAGTTTCACctgattattgtgttttgtatgtacAGGTACTACATATCAAAGGGAGCCATAGTTGACCAACTGGGAGGAGACCTCAACTCTACACCTCTGCATTGGGCCACCAGGTAACTCAGATAACATATCTGCCACACATTTCATCCACAGAgccttaaaggggacctattatgtttttccttattttcagtcatatactgaatataatgttacaatgttggctGTTCATATTAAgcgtggccaaagtgtcaaataatgtgGTAAACGTATGTATGTAACATATGTACGACGTAATCCCTGTGAGCGAAAAGCACCGGCTCTGAACACTcggtttccaatgtttttttctactttaagCCCGCGCTGATGTCACTGCTCTGCTAACACTATAGCATTTTCACATTGTTTTGGAGGTAGTCGAGCTGAGCCATGCTTCAAGTCTAGCTGTCACGCTGCGAGTGTTTTTCCATCGCACAGCATGGCAAAGTAGTTCACCTGTcggaagtgtgtgtgttggtcctctgctgctcttcatcaaacatcatcatcactgtgactgtttctgcttgtactgttcctccctgcattatttctaactgatccactcaACAAATGGCTCCAAATGtatccatatgttgttgtgtcttATCTTGCTCAGACTACTACATTtcaatgtttctttttattcttcttccAAACGTCTTTCTGTAGTTATTACAGAAAGTAGCAGCAAGGCTTTTAACTGACACCGACTTTAGCCATGAGATTTATCAAGCAGGGCAAGCTCAGTTGTGCCAAAATCcaggctgaaaaatgaaatgtccACCTGGTCATTGAAGCAACAAACAAGCTGCCTGAGAGGATCAGCCCGGCATCCTCAGTGTCTCGTTTTAAATCACTCctacaaacatacatttatgAACTTATTACCAGACGGCTTTTATTGCTATTTTACTATTCTGCTTGCAAACACTCTTGTTTTATGAGTTGACCCTCCATCTCAACATGATTTGATTGTTTGAAGACCATTTTATCGCCTCCTTCCCGTTTGCTCGATCACCCAGTTATGCTATAAAGTGGTGGGAAGGGACAGGTCATATGAGATCCACCCACCCCCCCTTCTTCTAAGCAGACAGTGGGGGGGGGATAAAGCTCTCTGTTCCTGAATTATTGATAGGTTTGACAACAGGCATGCACACCATTGCCGCTACACAGGCGCTCAGTCTTACCCAACCTCCACCTGCCAGTGACCTTTAAAAACCCCCAGCCTCTTACTGTATGACCTCAGCCATTCACACAGAGCGGTGAAGCTGAGTGCAGGATGTTAGAGGCTTGGTCATGTTTTTGTGCAGTGAAAGTATTTAGgcaatgaaataaaaccatttaaaaaaagggaTTTCTATCATTTTGACGGATTTCGTTTCACATCCTTATTGTTCTGTAGGGGGAAGTTTGCATTGCAGACAAGCtttgtaataaacataaatttcATAAAcccaatatactgtatgcaatAAAAGTATGTAACAAATCACCAGCTTCACCATGGAGACAAATATCAAATGATGAGCGCTGGCAGGGAGTTACACCAGCATACATCATTTCATGTGCAAATATAGCAGTTTAACAGCGGTGGGAATATATGAGACTCTGAACTCTTTGGACTATTGACTTCGGTCACCCACTCAGCTTCTTAAGTGGGTGATCAAACAAGAATAGCTTTGGCCTTCTTCACCCCAAACCTCTTAAAGACTGTAGTTATTTATCCTTTCATGTTACTTGCTATTTTCTGGAACAGAATTAATGAAACTGAAGCAAAAGAAACATTATTCAGTTTTTGAGGCGGAGCAGTGAGGAGATAAAACGTCAGAGTAAGAAGTCAAGGCAATTTCCAGTAACTCTAGTAAACTGATGTTtgatctgtttgtctttgtgtttctgccAGACAAGGCCATCTATCCATGGTGGTGCAGCTCATGAAATACGGCGCAGACCCGTCTTTGATCGACGGCGAGGGCTGCAGCTGCGTCCACCTGGCCGCCCAGTTCGGCCACACCTCCATCGTGGCCTACCTTATTGCCAAAGGACAGGTAGGAAAGACTGACACTGCAGGGCGTGTTGGTGcttcattttatttgtcaagaacaggagaaaataattttaaaacggattaaatgttcattttcacaCCAGCAAATGTGCTGAATTCCTGTGGTCCACAGAGATATTTTAAGTGGTGGTAATTGCTGAAATAGTTTTCACCAAGTTCTTCACTCAAAACAAGCATTTCCTTCCAATGTTTTATGACCTCTTgttcctgtttgtgtctgtgtcactTGGGCTTTGTAAACCACTTGGGCTCACATCTGTTTTGAAATCATTTTGTACCAGTTCTCTCCATCAGGGGGAGCCATAttgcttcttttcctctttccccCTCTTCTCTAGTGCtccttcagttgtttttttttttaactgtatctttcCTGAATGACAGGATGTGGACATGATGGATCAGAATGGCATGACTCCTCTGATGTGGGCGGCTTACAGGACACACAGGTGTGTACGATTACAGTGGAAAAAACTGGAATATTGCGCAGAAGTTCACTGAAGCTCATATACAAGCTAGAGCAGGTCTCTGCTGACTGCAGTCACGCACATACGTAGCTTTCTCATGTATAAATGAGTCGTCATTTATCAAACACAGGGAAACAACTCCCAGTATTGCTGCTCAGCTTCATCATGATATTCCCAGATTAGCAGTTTTCTGGAGGATCAATTCTATTTATAATTTAGTAATTTAATGTATTGATCCATGAGGGGTAATTATGACACATGCGGCTGAAAATAGAGTTGTAGTGTGATTAAAGGTgaagtcagtcattctggagaaagattgttgatatttgaacttaACACCCgaacaaatacacccctccctttGTGCCCCTTAGAAGCTCCGCGCCCCCAAGTTGATGGACACACGTTGCCAGGGCaacaaccaaaagagaaatatggcggaATTCAAAGCGatgtgtcagctgtagagtcacttctgctCCTCTTAAACATTATCATGAGCGGAAGCAGCCgtctgcttctgtggacagagtttgtatttattgattgattgatacagttaataagttgaaaacacatatacagtgggatatttgtgtgatttaaagggctgcctgctcagattacgcttcactaaatgtgacagaaacagacttggAGCATAAAAAATCATTGAGGGTCTCCATGAGACTGTCttggattcagtgtggattgatacatttaataaaatagtatctgttctgtgagaaaacacttcCTATGAGAATTGGCCACAGCCTCTCCCAGCCCTCACTCACCATTCAACAGTTGCTGGAGAcaggagactgtcatgtcctcacacagacagctgcattGATAATTTCCCCCTTTCCTGTGCGTGAGCACAAACAccccctgctgctgattggctggaatagtGTTGTTGTGTGGCTCAGTCTGAGCCACTTTCTTTGTTTCCCATATACAGAGCCAGTGCTTTGTTTaaacaccagattttttttcattgcacaCACAGAGCGGACAGCTAGCGGAACATGAggagatatttgctgaatttgacaaaaagtgcattaaacaatctttctccacaatcactgactctacctttaactAAGAGGTAATGATTAACTAGTTTatgtaaatcaataaaaaaaattaaaccacATAAGCAAAAATGATGGATAGTTTTCTTACAACGTTGATGGCTCTCCTGCAGTGAAAATGTGCTGCTTTACTCTGATTGAGTCACAACCAATGAATGTGAGAATAGGTGAAAGAGGCAGAATGTCGAAGGAAAAATCACCAAGTAGCTCTCTGATCACCACAAGAGAAGTGTAAAGTCAAAAGTGATGGGATAGAAAGTgttaaatatgaacatttggAATATCATTTCCAAATGTTGCATCATAACTTTCTCTAACGTGTTGTGACAAGCCTGTCTGTCAGGTAGTTTCAAACTAATGTGACTCAGCCTGATTTGATTCGTGCCTCTGTATGACAGCGTGGACCCCACCCGGCTGCTACTGACCTTCAACGTGTCTGTCAACCTGGGCGACAAATATCACAAGAacacagcgctgcactgggcCGTGCTGGCTGGCAACACCACTGTCATCAGCCTGCTGCTGGACGCCAACGCTAACGTTGATGCTCAGAACATCAAGGTAACGCTCTCCTCACAGCTGGATTAACTTGTCTTAGTTTACCACCACTGTCTGTCACATTAATATGTTGATAGGAGTGTGTTGCTTTAAACAAATGACAATCAACAATGTCTTTAGTGTTTTCGTTGTGAAAGCTAGATGTGTCAGACTCGTCTTtcgtcgttttttttttttagggtgaAACACCGCTGGACCTCGCCAAGCAAAGGAAGAACGTTTGGATGATAAATCATTTACAGGAAGCGCGACAGGCCAAAGGCTACGACAGCCCGTCCTACCTGAAGAGACTGAAGATGGACAAGGTACGCAAACACATACACGCTGTCAAACACATCAGGCAGAACCaaaagaaaaggacagagagCAACAGAATAGAAATAAGAGATCAAGTCTATCCGTCTAAACCTCCctgtaaagacacacacaaacctttaTGACTCCCCGTTTGACCTCCTCTTCTTTGTCTCagctcaaacagacacactcaGACCAGCATGTCCAGGCTGAACCTCCGCACCGCTGCATTGTCACAGCATGTCTAGGATAGTGATTACCTTTGTGTCTAAAAGCTGTCGCGGTCCCAGTCTGACAGGAAGGAGACGACTCTTAAATAACGGGATACATTTAACAATACGCTTACCCAGAAAATATAGGAAAGAAGCAGGAAGGTTACATTTTTACCGTCTAGTCTGACCATCGCAGGTGGTaatttacatgtatgtatgtttttctatCTATGCTTTGAACTTGGAACAGAGTGTGTGATACAGCAAACGAACGTATGAGCCAAAAACACACCAATACCAACATCTGTGGTCGGTCATTTTTCCATCCTGGTAGAAGGTTTGGTAAATTAAGGGTTTAAGTGTTCATGTGCTGATTCTGTATTATAAAGACCTTCATCCTCTTATTCCTCTCTTTTAACTCACATGAATGTTTTATCtttccacctgtctgtctgccggGATGTTGTTAGTTAATAAAGGTAAAGAGTAGAGTTAGTCATTTTCTGTACAGTGCTACTAGAATGACTGCACATTGCTGGGGAGAGATAGTAACAGTTGGTTTATAGATACTGTAAGTAGATGATAAATCACTATAGTTTAGTGCAGTTCCCCAGTGTCATGTCCTCTTGCTGTCAGTAGAGACTTTGTAGATTAGTGAGCTACAGCTAACCTGCTTTCACTGCTGTGTCCATGTCtaccaaataaaaaatatacatatctAATAAAAAAGTCACAATACATCAGGTTGTAACACTGAACTCTCTGTATCCACCCAGGCACTATATAAACTTCATAAAAACCATGAGTATCTATAAATATCAGTTTACAACATAtctgtggttttattttagCTGTGACTTTTCACTCTTCTCGTAATCAGAACAAACTGTTATCAGCACTATAACTTAAAAAGATGGAAACTGCCCTGACGTACAGTTTGACTTTACAATCCTCGCAAAAACGTCACCTGTATCCTTCCTCTACTCATCACTCcaccttcctctccttcttcctcctgcaGGAGTTCAGGCAGAAGGTGATGCTGGGAACGCCCTTCGTGGTCATCTGGCTCGTGGGTTTCATCGCTGATCTGGACATCGACTCCTGGCTCATCAAGGGCGTCATGTACGCTGGCGTCTGGGTCGCTGTGCAGTTCCTCTCCAAGTACGTCTcaatcacataaacacacagacacataaactgTACATACGCATATTGTCGCGTGCAAACAAACACTCATAATTTGGTAACATTCCACACCCTGCAGTGACAGATTGTAACCCCATTAGCTCTGCcatctgctcctgctgctgtagTTTGTTGTCCTTCTCACTACTGTTAGCTTTGCGACTACAATAACACACATTAAGCAGTGTGTTAGCTTTATGTTTACTGACATTCTTTAAATACCTACTGTGAATATTAGTGCTGTGGAGTTGTGCTGTACTGTCATCAGGTCACGGTTTGGTTTATTTTTGCTGCTGTCTGACTGCATGatggtttgtctttgtttatatGTACAATAGTGAGCAGGTTTCACATCTGCAGGAAGAATGCCTTGATATACACAGTGTGTACATTGagtctgtgtcaaataatggctgaaataaaaatgtgctaATTTAAAAGAGACATATTGTGAGGAGAGTGTTTAAACTGTCATCTGGTAACTACGTTCATAACAAGATGAGATGAatctgattcagctcagcaGGCGATTGATCACgtcttgtgtttattttgcagtAATCATTCAGAGCAGCACGTCACAATATTGTGGAAAAGAAAACgttctgtttttgttggaaAAATTAGAGACAGAGAtgtgtgaggggaaaaaaccCCAGACAGGTTACTCAAGgtatctgcaggtcttgaaTAGTCttcaaaatctttaaatttcAGGTCTTGAATGTTTTCTCTTGCCCGCCATGGACATGtaatttacatgtttacattttagcaAAAACTTGACtacaatcaattaattattttgtaattgtttaatCCATTCTTTAATTTTCTGCCACCTATCTGAGCCCAAGTCATCTTAATTTATAAACTGTGTAACTAGGAGTTCTTGTTATACACAGCTGGGAGTTACTGATGAAAATGTGATCTAAATTGAAGTTGGTGAACACAGCTGGACACATTTTACCCAGTAGGGTCAGCATTGCAATCAATTTCCTTTGGGAAACCCTGATACTactctgttgtgtgtgtataccatCAGCCTTCTGGTGGATCGTAATGTGTAAAACACATAAAGTATTGTAGAGTGTAAGTACCGTGTTAACATCATAATCATGGTTTCTCTTGTGAGAAACACACTCAATCACCAGTAATAGTGAGAGTGTTGTTGGCAGGCTGTGCCCACTTACTATGACAGAGAGTCAGTGTAAAGCAGATGTTATTGTGCTGCCCACACTGTTAGCTGACTGACTGTTGAGCTCAGAGAGTGCACTGCAGATATGACACAGCAAAGCACCAAACACGCTGGTAAATTTCAATGAACAAAAACCTCAGAATTAAACAGATGATTATTTTTGATAAATTGTGCTGAtaactctcctctcttctctctcctcgtAGGGCTTTCTTCGACCACTCCATGCACAGCGCTCTCCCTCTGGGAATCTACCTAGCCACCAAGTTCTGGATGTACACCACCTGGTTCTACTGGTTCTGGAATGATatccttttctgttttaatggGAATCCACATAGAAAGCGAGACGTGAGCGGCGTGTAAGTGCGTTCTATCAACCCACACCGACTCCGACCTGCATTTAgcatctctgtctgtcagctgcagctcttgGGGAGCTAAGATCACATTATAGTTGATggtttacatttatacattttccgGTAAAATTGTTTTCCTAAATCCCATATTTGCAAATACACCTCAGTCTGTTTGAGAAAGCACCAACACTGAATCAATGTTCAGTTTTGGCACTTAGCTGACAATCTTATCTAGAGGGACGTGCAGTGAGCCAGAAAGTAAGAGCTCAGTGTTTTCTCACAATTTCAGCAAAGAATGACTGTTGACCCATTCCACTGCATTAAATACAGATTATGTTGTCAGCCAAGTTGTAGTACGCTCCTCTTTCCAGCCCCTCACAGTGACAGATGGGCTCCTCCGTCCACCAAAAGGCACACTCAAGTCTTTATTCACCCATAATCCACTATTTGTGAAGTAGAGTGCCAGAGCTGTGAGACCTGGCAAACTCTAgctgtttttttcatatgaacTCCAGACAGTGTCTGGAGAATCAGGTCCGGACATTGTCAAGGAgttgccctttcacacatgtagcacacaCCAGGAACCAGGAGATTGTCCGTGTCAGACGTGTTCTCATCTACTGGAAATACTCGTTTACGTTTTGTTTAGGCCAGGTGTGGCGCCTCGATAGAGcgtgcaggaggcaggacatgagAAAAGTATGTGCAGTCAAGTAGCTGGTTAGCAGTTTGATCATAAACAACCGAGTCTCTTGCCGTTCCTTGAATTCGTCTGACGATTTAGCGTCGGCCTTTACCAACAAAGTTTCTGAATCTTGTTGTCTCTCCAGTCAGATATTTTTGTTGGCGTCTTCCCCCTCCGATGTTTGAATCCCTCCAGTTTCGCGCTAATCGCACGATAAAAACGTCATCGACACGCCCAGACGCTTGCTGTTAATTCTCTGGAAAATGacctgctgtattcacacatggCCTCAATCAGACATTACACAGACTTTGCACTAAGGAGCTGGCAGGGTAAATTCAGTTTAATGTCCCGTCCAACTGATTCAGACATTTGTGCTCTCACATACAACTCCTCTGAGTAATGTCTAGATAacttcagggttgcagtgcatgtgtgaaaagggctttctgtctgtttactggAGAAAACGCATCAATTCAAATCCCTCCAGTTCTGTCACTTACCAGTTGAAATGGTCTATTTATTCTTGGCTTTTTAGATATCGGACACATCCTGTAGAATGCATTCCAGGAGCTTTTTATGAATCTGTTTGACCGGCCAGTAAATTTAGCATACATGTGATCTCCATAAAATATTGGCTCGTAAAAATCGATTTTACGGTTTTCTGCTGCCTTTGTTGCATTTTGGTAGAAGACTTAAGATTACCAGGAAAAGTACTTGAAATGTTGGCAGACTGTCATCTCACATCAGTAAGATTGAGTTACAGGCCCGTTTCAGCGGATTAAAGGAGTCGGGAAGGAGGGAGGTTAACGTAAAGAACAGAAGGAGTCGGTGAAACAAATGCGAGTAAAATGTGGAGTAAGTTATGCGTCTAAATTGATGCTGATTAGTTTCTATTGTCTCTCGCTGTGTGTTACAGTTGAGGACAGAGAGTTGAGTGTGTAGCAGCTGCTGGTTGTTGAAACCCAACAGAGCAACTTTCTGTTGACagtagtgttttttttggttcatgGAAGAATTGCCTTTCTGTTCGGGAAGCTGCTAATTGCAGGAGGTGAGAGGGGAGTTCTCGTTTGCGGAAAGCATTTAATTTTATGCCTCACTGCTGCACTAATGGGGAGGGAGAGTAAGATGTCTTTGACCTGAGAgtattgaaaaagaaaactgtgcTCCAAGGatcttttcagttgttttaagaCCTGTTTTGAGCAGGGTTCTTGTGTGGTATTAGAGATGACTGAGTTTAGACTGGAAGGGGTGTGATGCTGGGATTTGTCATGCATTTCTTTTTGGGTGTATCGTGTGTCTACTCAACATTAAACTGATTAAAGGAGTGTCCATGGCAAACTTAGTGACATACAAGATCGTGAGGCACTCTCAAGCCAGGGCTTTACATATGCATTCAGCTTCTAAGAGCGAAGGCTCGGTTGACGTGACATCATGTGCACTGCTAAACGTTTGTTCGTACACGGATCATTTCACATGTGGAAAGTTGCCCCTTTGACTGCAGGCAGGTTCTTTCATGTTTAAAGACATTTGCTTGtgaaaatgagtttttttttttttttttttcaggcttcTCTTTTGCCTTCCAGCTGTAAGGTCATTAGTCCTTTGTGTCTGCAATGAATGTCTTTCCagttactgtgtttttcttctttcttttcaattgAAAGGCGTGTTGTTGCATGTTCCTGACAACAAGGGGGTTTAGCTCTTGTCTTGCAATGCTGCGCAGGTGGGTGTAAATTATGGTCACTCAGGGAATCTACATGGACAGTTGGTTCTTGTCCAGTTGTTACTTGCACACAAATGAGTGGTGGCACTTTTTCTAaccacatttatttatgtaa harbors:
- the zdhhc17 gene encoding palmitoyltransferase ZDHHC17, with protein sequence MADAMEEYEKEAGCVPILHPEEIKPQSHYNHGYSENVSRKNHVDDYSTWDIVKATQYGIFERCRELVEAGFDVRQPDKENVTLLHWAAINNRIDLVKYYISKGAIVDQLGGDLNSTPLHWATRQGHLSMVVQLMKYGADPSLIDGEGCSCVHLAAQFGHTSIVAYLIAKGQDVDMMDQNGMTPLMWAAYRTHSVDPTRLLLTFNVSVNLGDKYHKNTALHWAVLAGNTTVISLLLDANANVDAQNIKGETPLDLAKQRKNVWMINHLQEARQAKGYDSPSYLKRLKMDKEFRQKVMLGTPFVVIWLVGFIADLDIDSWLIKGVMYAGVWVAVQFLSKAFFDHSMHSALPLGIYLATKFWMYTTWFYWFWNDLPFATVHVPFLINTLALFYNFGKSWKSDPGIIKASEEQKKKTIVELAETGSLDLSIFCSTCLIRKPIRSKHCAVCNRCIAKFDHHCPWVGNCVGSGNHRYFMGYLFFLLCMICWMMYGCISYWRIHCATSYAKDGFWLYLTQIASCSPWMFWMFLNSVFHFMWVAVLIMCQLYQIAALGITTNERMNARRYKHFKVTATSIESPFNHGCIRNLIDFFEIRCCGLIRPVTVDWTTQYTIDYDQTSGSGYQLV